Genomic window (Sediminispirochaeta smaragdinae DSM 11293):
CCCGTCGGCAAGATAGCTTTTATGTAGTTCAGGGGCCTTCTCCCGGCTGAAAAGGCGGAAGGGAATCCCGCATTTTTGAAAGAAGCTTCTCAGGATGGGGAGATTACAGGCCCAGTCACCACACCACGGTTCACTAAATGCGGAAGCCCGGACCTCTCCCATTCGGAGATTTCTTGAAGCCACAGCTTCTCTTAGTTTGTCGACAAAGCGCTCCGGTGCATCTGCCTCCCGGACAAGGGAACGGACAAGAGATCGATAAAATCGGAGCGTTTCGAGGTAGTCATCTATCTCCACACCGGTAAAAAAGAAGTCATCGGTCATATAGCTAAGTGGTTTCATGACGTTAATCATACTATCCTTTGGCGTAGAAAAATATACCTACTGTCCGGAATCGTGGTGAAAAATGAATAAAATCTCCTTTTCTCGTAGTTACTTATAGTAAGAACTACCAGAAAAAGGAGTTTCCCATGTTCCATCCTCCCTTCTGCCCCAACCCCCATTGCCTCAACCACTTCTCTCCCTCCGGCCACTGGTTCTTTAGAACAGGCTCCTACTCTACCCAAACCTCTCCCCGCATCCAAAAGTTCAAATGCAAAACCTGCCACCTCTCCTTCTCCACTCGCACCTTCAGCATCGACTACTGGACCCATTTCCACCTCCCCTACACAACCATCCTCTCTCACCTCGTCACCAGCTCCGGTATCAGAGACCTCTCCCGTATCCTTAAGGTCTCATGCTCCACCGTCTCAGACCGTATCCGTCGTCTTTCCCACCAGTGCATCGCATCCTCTGCCTCCCTCACCTCAGACATGAACATCCACGAAGACCTGGTCGCAGACGGCTTTGAAAGCTTCGTCTGTTCCCAGTACCTCCCCAACAACATCCACATCCTGGCAGGAAAAGACTCCCAGTTCTGGTTTCTCTCCGACTATGCACAGCTGACCAGAAAGGGACGTATGACCTGGTATCAGAAGAAGAAAAACAGGGTGATCAAGGAGAAGCTAAAGGTCTATAGAGGAAGTGTTTATCAGTCCTTTCAGAATGTCGTGGCAAAGGTGCTTGCCCTGACCGAGCAATCGGAGAGGGATAGGGTGAAGTTGTATACCGATGAGCATGCGCAATACAAAAGGGTGATGAAGGGACTACCGGCAGGGGTGGCAGGAATGATAGAGCACCACAGGATCAGCTCGAAGAGGGTTCGGGATCTGTGTAATCCCCTCTTTAGTGTGAATTACCTTGACAGGGAGATCCGGAAGGATGACTCGGATCATGTGAGGCAGACGGTCCAGTTTGCAAGGAGTACGGTGAACATGCTGGAGCGGCTTGAGATCTACCGGTATTATCACAACTTTATGAAGCCCTATCGGGTTGGGGGAAAGGATGAGAAGCGGGGGCAGACACATGGGGTGGTGGCTGGGATAGAGGGAAAGAGGATAGCGTCCGAGCTGAGGACTCTTTACAGTAGGCGGAGGTTTTTCTTACGGAATCAGCCCATGAATCGGAGTGGGAGGGAGCTGTGGGTCAGGTGTATTCCTACACCCTTACGGTGGATGATTGACTATCTTCCTTCTTATGCATGGGCATGATAATATCACCATGATTCCGGACAGTAGTAGAATATTATCGTAGTGAGGTGATTTTAATGTGTGGAATATGCGGCATATGGAATGCAGAAGAAAGACCAATGGTGGAAACGATGGTAGAGCGTATGCACCATAGGGGACCAGATGAAGAGGGATTTTACGACTGTGCAAACGGAACGCTCGGTCATGCACGTCTTTCAATTATGGATCCGACAGGGGGGCACCAACCTATTTTTAACGAGGACAAGAGTCTGGCGGTCATTGCAAATGGAGAGATCTACAACTATCCGAAGCTAAGGAAGAAACTTGCTAGCAAGCATAGCTTCAAAACCAATAACGACAGCGAAGTGCTCTTGCATCTTTTCGAAGAAGAGGGTCCCGAAATGGTAAAACAGCTTGATGGAATGTTTGCCTTTTGCATCACCAATGGAAAGTCGATCTTCTTAGCTCGAGATCCCATCGGCATAAAGCCTCTTTACTGGGGTCGGAAAAAAACGGGAAAGGTACTATTCACATCTGAACAAAAAACAAGTGCAGGAGAGGATTGCCTCCTCTCAGAATTTCCTCCTGGTTGTACCTATTCCACAACAAGAGGGATGGAACGCTATTTTACCCTGGCTTCAAAACAAGCCGAACAGCTTCCCATTAAACAGCATGTATCACTGCTGCGCAATGATCTCGACAAAGCAGTACATAAACGACTGATGAGCGATGTACCAGTGGGTTGTTTTTTATCCGGAGGACTCGATAGCAGCATCATATCGGCCATAGTTGCCCAGGAAAAGCCGGACCTCCACACTTTTTCGGTTGGTCTCGAGGGAAGCAGCGATCTTGAAGCCGCCAAACTTGTTGCCTCACATATAGGATCGAAGCATCATCAATATATCATCACCAAAGAAGAAATCGTGGCTGAGCTGCCACGTATTATCTATCATCTGGAATCATTTGACCAAGATCTGGTACGAAGCTCTATTCCCACCTATTTCACCGCAAAACTGGCCGCTCAAGAGGTCAAGGTGATTCTGACAGGGGAAGGAGCCGATGAACTTTTCGGAGGTTATACCTATTACAGGTCGATCCCCGACCATGCACAACTTCATAAGGAACTACTGCGATCAATCAAAACTCTTCATAATATCAACCTACAACGGGTTGATCGTATTACTATGGCCCATTCTATCGAGGCAAGAGTTCCCTTTCTCGATTTAAAAGTAATCGAAACGGCACAGCGCATTCCCGTAGAACTGAAATTGAACGGAAAGCCCCCGGTCGAAAAGTGGATATTACGAAAAGCATATGAAAAACTTTTACCAGAAAAAATCGTGTGGAGACCAAAAGAACAATTCGACGAAGGGACGGGAATGACCGACCTTTTGCCGCAATTGACATCCGAGCTTTTCTCGGATGCACAAACAGCAAGGCTCATAAAAAAATATCCCGAGGCTCGGCTACGATCGAAAGAAGAGGCCTATTACTTCTTCCTTTTCCAGAATCTTTTTCATCATGATGAACAAATGGTGCGGCAGGTCGCCCGCTGGGGAGAGCGTCCCAATCTTGAGTAATTAGGGATCTCCGGGAAAAAGGAGACGAAAACGAGTTCCCTTTTCTTTGTTTCCTTCCCAGCAGCAGTTACCTCCAATTTGTTTGGCCAAGCCGGTAATGACCACAACGCCGAAGGTATTACAATTTTGTACTTCGAAATCGCGAGGGAGCCCCTGACCGTCGTCATAAACAGAGAGTTCTATCTCATGTTCCGAGGGGGATAGGAGTTCAACGCTTATATTCCCTTCTTCTCCACCGGGAAATGCGTGTTTGAGCGCATTGGTAAACAGTTCGACGGCGATAAGACCAAGAGCAATGGCCCGGTCGGTTTTAATAGTAAGGGGAGCAAGAGAAAGATGAAGAGAAATCCGAGAGGTATTCGATAGTGTTGATTGGAAAAGATTTTCGATCAGCTCTTCCAGGTATTCTTTCAAATCAATACTGTTGGTTACCTTCCCCTTATAGAGCTTTGTATAAAGCAGCGAAAGAGAATCAATCTTGGCACGTAGTTCATCAAGAATGGGTGCCAATTTTCTTTCCGTTTTTTTTAGATTTTCAGCCTGTAGTCCAATCAGGCTCGACACAAGATTGAGATTATTCTTTACCCGATGATGGACCTCACGAATCAAGAGTTCCTTTTCCTTTATGCTACCATCAAGTTTTTTTAACGTTTCGGTATGGGGAGTCACATCGATGACGGTAAAAAGTGCCAAAGGTTCCTCCTCCCTGCCGGAAAGGGGACTCACGATCGTCTGTTCGGTGCGCCATGTCCCATTCACCAGCCGAGAAGGAAAAAGATGGGGATGAAACTGGCTGGAAAAAATCACAGGCACCCCATCGCTAAAGAGCGGTTCCAGACGAGATGCATAAACAGGATTTTTGAAACAGGGAAGTAAAATACGAAGGTCACGTCCAAGAGCATCTATGCGACTAATATCCGTCCACTGCTCCATAATGCGATTCCAGAATCGAATTTGAAACCGACGATCAAGGATCAAAATAGCCTCGGGTAGAGCATCGAAGAGTTGAAATTGATTATCGCCTTCGCCGATCATTGTGTCAGCCTTCCAAATGAATCCACCAACTCTTGATAGCTAGAAATCCCTAAGAAAAAAATGAGATCACCCTCAAGATCAAGGCTCTCTGCCCGAAAGCGGGTTTTGGCAATGATCAAAATCGTAGCATCATCATCCTTTCTCATCTTGTCGATAATTTGCTTGATATTTCCTTCAAGATAAGCGGGAATCGAATAATTGAGTTTTAAATGGAGAATATTGCTCAGAGTCCCGACAACCCCGTTAATGACAACATTTCCAATCTCAAGAAGGCTTCCTGTACGTAAACTTTCCATATCGATGCCGGTATCTGCCTCCCCGCCTCCCGTGGCAAGAATCACCAGCTTATCTACATCGCCTGCACGGAAAACAAGATTTACCGTACCGGCGAGGGCTCCGAGAAATTCCATATTAACAGCCGCAAGAAGCGGATCGTTGGGCCGCAAGAGGAAATCGAGAAAATGTTCCTCCTCGACAATGGTAACGTCGGGAACATCAAGTGTGATATGAGAACCAAGCATCTTGTTGAGTATCTCTCCGCCTTTTCCCACCCCAATGTTTATCAACTCCCGCAACAACTCAAGATGCTCTTCTTTAATGGAAATACTCACAACA
Coding sequences:
- a CDS encoding sensor histidine kinase, whose translation is MIGEGDNQFQLFDALPEAILILDRRFQIRFWNRIMEQWTDISRIDALGRDLRILLPCFKNPVYASRLEPLFSDGVPVIFSSQFHPHLFPSRLVNGTWRTEQTIVSPLSGREEEPLALFTVIDVTPHTETLKKLDGSIKEKELLIREVHHRVKNNLNLVSSLIGLQAENLKKTERKLAPILDELRAKIDSLSLLYTKLYKGKVTNSIDLKEYLEELIENLFQSTLSNTSRISLHLSLAPLTIKTDRAIALGLIAVELFTNALKHAFPGGEEGNISVELLSPSEHEIELSVYDDGQGLPRDFEVQNCNTFGVVVITGLAKQIGGNCCWEGNKEKGTRFRLLFPGDP
- a CDS encoding chemotaxis protein CheC, producing MSISIKEEHLELLRELINIGVGKGGEILNKMLGSHITLDVPDVTIVEEEHFLDFLLRPNDPLLAAVNMEFLGALAGTVNLVFRAGDVDKLVILATGGGEADTGIDMESLRTGSLLEIGNVVINGVVGTLSNILHLKLNYSIPAYLEGNIKQIIDKMRKDDDATILIIAKTRFRAESLDLEGDLIFFLGISSYQELVDSFGRLTQ
- a CDS encoding thioredoxin family protein, encoding MKPLSYMTDDFFFTGVEIDDYLETLRFYRSLVRSLVREADAPERFVDKLREAVASRNLRMGEVRASAFSEPWCGDWACNLPILRSFFQKCGIPFRLFSREKAPELHKSYLADGVDHIPVISLWDGQGKELARWVEAPAKVDEMKVRWKEEHPRMMELYAIKDGDREAEKEFGRLYRSFLEEMALWYKDGMWNETLEELVRSLSDGKPL
- the asnB gene encoding asparagine synthase B — its product is MCGICGIWNAEERPMVETMVERMHHRGPDEEGFYDCANGTLGHARLSIMDPTGGHQPIFNEDKSLAVIANGEIYNYPKLRKKLASKHSFKTNNDSEVLLHLFEEEGPEMVKQLDGMFAFCITNGKSIFLARDPIGIKPLYWGRKKTGKVLFTSEQKTSAGEDCLLSEFPPGCTYSTTRGMERYFTLASKQAEQLPIKQHVSLLRNDLDKAVHKRLMSDVPVGCFLSGGLDSSIISAIVAQEKPDLHTFSVGLEGSSDLEAAKLVASHIGSKHHQYIITKEEIVAELPRIIYHLESFDQDLVRSSIPTYFTAKLAAQEVKVILTGEGADELFGGYTYYRSIPDHAQLHKELLRSIKTLHNINLQRVDRITMAHSIEARVPFLDLKVIETAQRIPVELKLNGKPPVEKWILRKAYEKLLPEKIVWRPKEQFDEGTGMTDLLPQLTSELFSDAQTARLIKKYPEARLRSKEEAYYFFLFQNLFHHDEQMVRQVARWGERPNLE